In Erigeron canadensis isolate Cc75 chromosome 7, C_canadensis_v1, whole genome shotgun sequence, one DNA window encodes the following:
- the LOC122608431 gene encoding palmitoyl-monogalactosyldiacylglycerol delta-7 desaturase, chloroplastic-like: MTNITSISKNVEEGKYGKIMFSDVMVTRKRNRREWRNIDIQMLVGMVVIHLLTLFAPFTFTWGAFWTAVFIYQLYGNFGITVSYHRNLAHRSFKLPKWLEYLFAYLGVLALQRDPIFWVSIHRFHHQYVDTEKDTHSPTFGFWFSHIGWVLDSGYIIEKYQERNNVEDLKSQAFYRFLKKTYALHAFGHAALIYTIGGFTYLVWIVGVATTFGLHGSFLVNSVCHIWGKQAWNTGDLSKNNWLIAFFTFGEGWHNNHHAFEFSARHGMNWWQYDSGWYTIRFLEIIGLATNVKLPTEAHKLKKSFADSSKLK; the protein is encoded by the exons ATGACAAACATTACATCGATTTCTAAAAATGTAGAAGAAGGCAAATATGGCAAAATAATGTTCTCGGACGTGATGGTTACGAGGAAGAGAAACCGTCGTGAATGGAGGAATATTGACATCCAAATGCTTGTTGGGATGGTAGTTATTCATCTACTTACACTCTTTGCACCATTTACCTTTACTTGGGGTGCATTTTGGACTGCTGTTTTCATATATCAACTTTACGGCAATTTTGGTATAACAGTCTCATATCATCGTAACCTTGCACACCGAAGTTTCAAGCTGCCTAAGTGGCTCGAGTACCTCTTTGCTTATCTCGGTGTCCTCGCTTTACAG aGGGATCCAATATTTTGGGTGAGCATTCATAGATTTCACCATCAATATGTTGATACTGAGAAAGACACACACTCTCCTACCTTCGGATTTTGGTTTAGTCATATTGGTTGGGTCTTAGATAGCGGATACATCATTGAAAAG TATCAAGAACGGAATAACGTAGAGGATTTAAAGAGCCAGGCATTTTATAGGTTCCTTAAAAAAACCTACGCATTGCATGCATTTGGACATGCAGCTCTCATTTACACTATTGGAGGATTTACCTACTTAGTTTGGATTGTG GGAGTTGCAACAACATTTGGATTACATGGGTCATTCCTCGTAAACTCGGTTTGTCATATATGGGGCAAGCAAGCTTGGAACACCGGTGATCTCTCAAAAAATAACTG gttgattgcattttttacttttggaGAAGGATGGCATAATAATCACCATGCATTTGAGTTTTCGGCCCGACATGGGATGAATTGGTGGCAATATGACTCTGGTTGGTATACCATAAGGTTTCTTGAAATAATTGGGCTAGCCACAAATGTTAAGTTGCCAACTGAGGCTCACAAACTTAAGAAATCGTTTGCGGATAGTAGCAAGCTTAAGTGA
- the LOC122609535 gene encoding 26.5 kDa heat shock protein, mitochondrial has product MTMSRLILKKLTQTHMMSPLPCSSQLIYRFSSATDHHEKPDTKEVTISDSLKKSELSSPRKRNRNRSLWWKNNYENFPFHPLSGIGNAVVEAAANMNRLVEKLSPTHLIRKFKEKDEMYSIKYQMPGLTKDDVKITVEDGVLCIRGQHREEEEGKGSDDDEFWSVASYGYYNTSLMLPEDAKVEDIKAEMKDGMLHVVIPKDKTKKKHIKEVHVD; this is encoded by the exons ATGACCATGTCACGTTTGATCCTCAAAAAACTCACTCAAACTCATATGATGTCACCTCTTCCATGCTCTTCTCAGCTCATTTACCGTTTCTCCTCGGCCACCGATCACCATGAAAAGCCAGACACAAAAGAGGTTACGATTTCTGATTCGTTAAAGAAGTCCGAACTCTCTTCTCCAAGAAAGCGAAATCGGAATAGATCACTTTGGTGGAAAAACAACTATGAAAATTTCCCATTTCATCCTCTATCAG GAATTGGGAATGCGGTCGTGGAAGCGGCGGCAAACATGAATAGACTAGTCGAAAAACTATCTCCAACTCATTTGATACGAAAATTCAAAGAGAAAGACGAAATGTATAGCATAAAGTATCAAATGCCAGGGTTGACAAAAGATGATGTAAAAATTACGGTTGAAGATGGCGTATTATGCATTAGAGGACAACATCGTGAAGAGGAAGAAGGAAAAGGTTCAGACGACGATGAGTTTTGGTCCGTGGCGAGCTATGGCTACTACAACACTAGTTTGATGCTACCGGAAGATGCGAAAGTGGAGGATATCAAGGCCGAGATGAAAGATGGAATGTTGCATGTTGTGATACCGAAAGATAAGACCAAGAAGAAGCATATCAAGGAGGTTCATGTTGACTAG